The region TCGGCTTCGGCCGCGATCGGCAAACCCGGGTCGACCGGCGCGCGCGGCAGCGAGGCCGCCCGCGCTTCGCGTTGCGCCACCGACGCCGCCAGCGCCTGCGCGAATGCGTCGCGCGCGCGCTCGTCGCCGGGCTTGCCGCTCCAACGCGACCACAGGCCGTGCAAGCGACCGCGGTCGCGGCTCAAGGCGCCATCGATCGCATGCCGCGCCTGTCGTAACGCGGCACTAGCATTCTCGTGGCTAGACTGGTTGAAATCGGTACTCTTCATCGATAGATCGTTCGTATCGCAACACTAGGCACAAACCATTTCACTTCGCGGCCGACTGCGCCTATTGTCGCCGCATTGTTTAAAAAACCCCCGATCGAAACCGTTCGATCGCCCGCATCGGAGAAGGAGTCGCACATGGCCAAGCCCAACAAGCCCGCCAAGACCAGCAAAACGGACAAGACCAAATCGGACAAGGTGTCGGTCACCCCGGCCGCGTCGCCGTCGGCCGCCGATAGCGCACCCTCGATCGATATCGGGATCTCGTCGGGCGATCGCAAGAAGATCGCCGAAGGTCTGTCGCGCTTCCTGGCCGACAGCTACACCCTGTACCTGAAGACCCACAACTTCCATTGGAACGTGACGGGCCCGATGTTCAACGCCCTGCACGTCATGTTCGAGACCCAGTACACCGAGCAGTGGACCGCGCTGGACGATATCGCCGAGCGCATCCGCGCCCTGGGTTTCAACGCACCGGGTTCCTACGCCGAATTCGTCAAGCTGTCCTCGATCAGCGAAGAGCCGGGCCTGACCGACAGCGCCGACTGGCGCGAGATGGTCCGCCAGCTCGTGGTCGGCAACGAGGCGGTGTGCCGCACCGCGCGCAAGGTACTCGACCAGGCCGACGACGTCGACGACGCGCCGACCGAAGACCTGCTGACCCAGCGTCTGCAGACCCACGAGAAGTATGCGTGGATGCTGCGTTCGCTGCTGCAGTAAAGCGTTGAAGACGGGCCGGCGCGGAGCGTCCGTGCCGGCCGGCCGCGCCGTACCGAACCCCTGTTTCGCTCCGCGGGACGGGGGTTTTTCATTGCCTGGCGCCGGGTTCGGCGCCGGTTCTCACGGCCGCCCGCCGCCGTCCCAGCCCTGCGCGTCGGCCTGCGCCTGCGCCAGCAACCAGTCGCGGAAGGCGCGGATCTTGGCGCTGCCGCGGCGCACCTCGGGATAGGCCAGCCAGTAGTCGCGCTCGTCGCGCAGCACCGGCTCGAACGGCTGCACCAGCCGCCCCGAGGCGAGTTCGCTGCGGAAGAACAGCGGCGAGGTGATCGCCACGCCATGCCCGGCGATCGCCGCGGTCACCTCGTATTGCTCGACGCCCAGCTCGACCCCGGGCCGCGCCGACAGATCGGCGTCGCCGACACCCGCCGCCTCCAACCAACTGCGCCACCAGCGTTCGCGGCCGATCCGCGGCAGGGTCAACAGATCCGCCGGCGTGCGCAGCGCACCGCTTTCGAGCAGGCCCGGGCTGCACAGCGGCGTATACAACCCCGGCAACAGAAAATGCGCGCACAAGCCCGGCCACTCGCCGCGACCGTTGCGGATGCCGACGTCGAACTCGCCCTGGGCCAGGTCGACCAGGGGCACGCCGGTGTCCAGGCGCACCGCCAACTGCGGATGCGCCAACTGGAACCCGCCC is a window of Lysobacter antibioticus DNA encoding:
- a CDS encoding Dps family protein: MAKPNKPAKTSKTDKTKSDKVSVTPAASPSAADSAPSIDIGISSGDRKKIAEGLSRFLADSYTLYLKTHNFHWNVTGPMFNALHVMFETQYTEQWTALDDIAERIRALGFNAPGSYAEFVKLSSISEEPGLTDSADWREMVRQLVVGNEAVCRTARKVLDQADDVDDAPTEDLLTQRLQTHEKYAWMLRSLLQ
- a CDS encoding LysR substrate-binding domain-containing protein is translated as MPTLPPLSAIRAFEAAARLQSFTRAAEELDMTQAAVSYQIKRLEQRLGLVLFQRLPRKVVLTRAGERLAPTVLDSFQALRSAFAQSQARSEAELAITSLPTIGANWLVPRLGGFQLAHPQLAVRLDTGVPLVDLAQGEFDVGIRNGRGEWPGLCAHFLLPGLYTPLCSPGLLESGALRTPADLLTLPRIGRERWWRSWLEAAGVGDADLSARPGVELGVEQYEVTAAIAGHGVAITSPLFFRSELASGRLVQPFEPVLRDERDYWLAYPEVRRGSAKIRAFRDWLLAQAQADAQGWDGGGRP